The DNA sequence GTTTCCTTGATATGCAATCCTTGGCCTCTGTTGGACTAGTCTGCTGGTAATCCCAATTTCCTTCACTTAAGTTCACGTATTTGGTTTCCTTGATTTAAACTGCATTTTTAATCACCAATTGGGTCTAATGCTTCTTGATTGTTTTGATGAAGGTCGTGGAACATAGCGGCAAGTGATAACCATCTGTGGGAGACACAATACACTACTTTCTTCAGGAATTCTGAGGATGATAAGCTGATTAAGGCTCGGAAAATTAGTGGTCGACAGGTTGAAGATGAAGAAGGGTACACACTATTTTGGAAAGAAGCCTTCAAAAGGGCATATTTAGGTATTTTCGTGCTTCCCTAGAAACTAGAGTTTCAATTACGCTCACacatgcgtgtgtgtgtgtgtgtgtattgttcCGCTTCCTGTTGGATTGCAGGTGTGAAGTCATGAATTCTTACCATTGCCTAATATGCTTGGATTTCAGGCAGCTCGTCGAAGAAATTGAAATCCGGTAGGGGATACTGTAGAGACTGCAACACGATTGTTTGGCTTGACAACATGAAATGTTCAAATGAACATAGGGGACAAAATTCGGAAAACCAGCAAATTAAGCCCGTGTCACCAAGTCAGGTATTTTCTATCTTACTCTTTGCTCTGGTTTTTTCGGTTTTAGCTATTTGAATACAAGTAGGGTTCAATGAATACTAGCTGCGACAGTAGTCAGTATTAGTTACCTGGCAACGTGAACACCATCGTCCCATTTCCGGTGAGCTTACATCGATCCCATATCTTCATCTTTTTCAGGTGGTTGAGTATCTGTTGGATGATTCTATATCAATGGTATCTTCTTCGGACAGTGATAGCGATTCAGATGAAGGGCCATTTTCCAGGTTATGGGCCTACAGAAGACCCTTTAGCAAGAGTCAGTGAAACCTTTCATTTAAACCTGAATACCAGTGTGTAGAGATGCTTGATTAGGGATGTGGATACGATAAAAACTTACCTATCGTATGtgtttagtaaacaacttatacgATAAATGAACTTCTTTTGTCATACAAAATTAGgtttgtgtttagtaaacaacttatatgactcGGTATCTTTATTTCGAGTTTAGATAGTTTATACGAATTagtatcatttttatttttagatacGCTCTCTGGAACTTGATTTGGATTTTACTTTACCCTGTAACTTAAAAGTCATAACTTTACTCTTTAAAATTCGTCCTGTTTTGACGTGTGGGCTCTCCTCTTCCTGAAACTCAAAAATTagtatcatttttatttttagatacGCTCTCTGGAACTTGATTTGGATTTTACTTTACCCTGTAACTTAAAAGTCATAACTTTACTCTTTAAAATTCGTCCTGTTTTGACGTGTGGGCTCTCCTCTTCCTGAAACTCAAAAATCTCCATTATGCGTTAACATTaaacaataagaaaatattaagtttaaaagaagaaattaagaattaaccCGGTGCACCTACATCAAACCCACATAATGGAATTAATAGAATTATGATAATATGAAgcgaattttaagttttatgaattaAAATGATCACTTTTGAGTCTTAAAAACAAGATAAAATTAAAATCGAGTTTGATGGggcaaaatgaaattaaagttgagtCCTAGAGAATGACGTAACTAAAAATAAGCCAAAcataaaattatattcattAGTTTGGTCGATTACTTCATCCACAAGAATCAATTCGAACATAGACGTAATATTGCCTAGGTGCCAATAGTAGGCTTAAAATCTAACGTAGAGAATAAAAACTTTCAGACAATACTAATAGCGAAAATTCCAGGCATCCATCTAAAACGCATATGTTCATTAAGCTGTGTGCAACCAGACAGTACTAAAACATAACACAGAAAGACGGTAACCAAATGGAATTTTAACGATTCGACTA is a window from the Pyrus communis chromosome 16, drPyrComm1.1, whole genome shotgun sequence genome containing:
- the LOC137720138 gene encoding F-box protein At5g52880 codes for the protein MSKPLERYQKLVLKESLPKIHRYPFACRELSLILRGAYKKFPKNLQSLIFQDTLTAFRLLPEMQTRNAVLAAHLLLQSAEATLPKQKKNLAVAEYKNAMVAHKRRTKARQEEKVSGSTQLPQDVLVHIFGFLDMQSLASVGLVCWSWNIAASDNHLWETQYTTFFRNSEDDKLIKARKISGRQVEDEEGYTLFWKEAFKRAYLGSSSKKLKSGRGYCRDCNTIVWLDNMKCSNEHRGQNSENQQIKPVSPSQVVEYLLDDSISMVSSSDSDSDSDEGPFSRLWAYRRPFSKSQ